GTGACGATGTGACGGAGTCCATTTGTGTTAACTAGCTGATTTTAAATcgcttgtttttgttgttaaaagGGGACTTTCAAAGAATGTAACTGTCCTAGATTACAGTTAGCTCATCCTGACCATATTTTAGGAAAAAGTtgaaacagctttaaaaaaataatgctgtgacatATTTCAAACTTCAGATCTTGGACAGTAGGGGTGGAATCTCCTAAATCAGTTCAGAAACGTGTTCCTTGAGctccatttagtctgtttaaCTTATGGGGGGTGCACTTAAGGGGGTTCAAACCTCACCAGCCCTTTGACTGCTGTGTCCATGCAGTGTGCCCCAGTGTGTCCATGTTCTCCAGCTGCccctcagcccccccccacacacactctctagtCCCCAACATTTCTATTTGTCATTTCAACCGCCTTAAAGCGGAATGGAGGAGAggtgaagaaagagaggaaagactgAGGCGGAGAGCGAGAAAGGAGGGGTAAACCGGTTGGGCAGGTATACGGAGGCCTAACCCAGTCTCCCTCCAGCTTGTTGTCACCGTTATTTCTGACGCGCATGCGCGCTGGCGTCTGTTTCCTGCTTTTCAAATGAGTACCTGTGCTCCTTTTTGACCCACCTCTGtcgactgtgtgtgagtgtgtgagtgtgtgatcaGGATACAATCTGCCCTGGCTGTTCTCTCTcccacccacgcacacacactcccgtTATTTCAGGCCGCTGTGGCAGATTTTCGACTTTACCTGTCCGGGCTGCACACCTGAGCGGACTCACCTGTCCCAACGCGGAAAGACTTTTCTACCGTTTCTGCTCCAGAGCTGGAGAGAAAATCAGGTGTGTGAGGAAGGGGGGGAAGCGAGATAATAGCGACACACAGTTTACGAGACGAGAAGAAAGGTGCAAGGGGAAGAAGAGAGGACCGACaccttccatttttttttcttccaacttTGGAGTTTCCTGCTTTGATAACTGACTTTGCGTCGCGAAAAGCGGCTTCTGGATTGTAACCAAACATGCCGAGGGCCTTTCTGGTGAAAAAAGCCAATGTTTCGCCGGGAAAGCGGAACTGGAGTGAACTCCCTGATCATGAGCGAGGGGACGTCTACATCCCAGGTGAGTCCACGCTGCTGTAATGAGCcatatttggtttgttttttttaaaaaaagggcgAACAAAACGTCGGCGGCGGGTCTGGGCGCGTCTTTGGGTGCCTTTACGCACGGAATTGTGGATTTCATTTGCTCTTGAGTCCACCAGGAATGTCAGGGTGGCGGGTCGGGGGTGGGTGTGGAGGTCGGGCTGTGATTGTAACGGGCGGCTGCAGTCCGGGGCCACCGAATAACGGGAAACACAGCGGgcagtgaggagggagagaggagttCCTGCTTGTAGGCTCAAGTTGCGTATTTTCGTCTTTCGGCCTGTTTAACCACCATTTTAATGTTTAGTTTGCATCTTATTTAAAGCTCACATCAAATCTTACTTGTTCATATCATGAAAATATTCTCTAATTATAATGTTTAATATGCAGGCTACAAAAGTACGAGTGCACTTTTATTCCCACATCAGTCATTGACCAGCTCGCTGTGTTCTGCGGCCTAACAACATATTAAATAGGCCCGTTGCTTTTCACATGTCGACCTTCAGCCCCTGCTTGCAGCCTTGTTCCTTGTGCAGCTCCGCACTGCACTGACTTCTACAGGCCTGTGAAAAGCTGAAGCCTTCTGACTGCACactcacttttttattttttattttctgggATTGGGTTTAAATTTGAATTcgctgctgctgtgattgtgGGATCATCTGTTGGGCCTTGATGAGGATGAttttttacagatgtttttaaAACTAAACCAAGCAGTCACCACATccttaaattaaaacaaacacgcGTGTCTTCTGAATGATGTGGACCAGTGGCCCACTCACACGATGATGTTATTGATTTAATTCAGGGCCTTTTCCATCGACTATAACGTTTTCTGGACTGTGTGTCCCAACAAGATCTGACATGTGTTAACTGTCACAACTGACTTTGACGTCTCAGCCTCAGTTCTGCTGTGACTACCTCCggatttacatttaaatggcGAGTTAAGGGAGTCCACCTCTGTCTCAACAACTCTTTCTCAGTGTCGTCTGGAGAACAATCCCCATTGTTGCCATCGGCAGAGTTTTTTATTGTAAGACCACGTTGGTATCAGATAACAAGTAACGGACTACACCCtaaacctctctctctgtctcccacaccctcccccctctctttgAGTGTCCTTCCTCCACACCCAGCCACCGTTACCTTTTAATCATTGACTTTTACATCCTCTCTGGTGTTTGGAACCGGAACACTTGGATGAACAGAACCGCCACTAAATTTCAGGTGGTTTTTAAACGCATCTAAAAAAGAGCAAACAACCCAAAAAATCCTGACAAGTAACATTTAATAATCTTAATACAAGCATACGGGCATTTCTGGATTCGTCAACAGCACATGTGAAGCTTTTGGAAACAAATTTTACGCACAGAAAACCAACACTTTTACTTATATAGTAGAAATTGTGTTAACTTTTCGTTAACTATAACTTTTAGTCATTATTGAGCTCAAACAACACCCAAAGTGAGAATCAGTTAtagaaaagttatttttatttgtaaaaatagCCAATTTGCCATGAGAACCCAAACCCAAGAGGTAAAAGAACTTAATGTCGGTGCGTAATTACGCACAGTTAACAGTCGGTCTCGCCAAACCCAGCAACGGTCTCAGCTTAAGTATGTGGTATGTGCCGTTACTTGACTTACCGGCCTGGCGTGtgtatgcacgcacacacacacacacacacacacacacacacaggtatgatAATTGCCCTCAGAAACAGCCATGTTGAATACTTTTATGTGAGGCCATGTGCCATCAGTTTcgactgttttctgtgtgttactAGGTGTGTACAGGAGTTTATTTATATCTCCAAACCCGCAAACATGTGCCTGGGCCTGTTTCTGCTGGATCATCAGCTCCACATCAGCCTCTGTTTAGTTTATAAACCCTCCCCTTACCTCAAGACATTATCAATACAATAAAAGAATTGAGGTCAGTGTAGGACAAAAACAGAATGTgaataattgaaaatgaaaaatttgcTGTTGTAATTGATTTTCagacagatgaaaaaataaaaaatataaagaaacaaaGTCCAAGATTAAAACAGTTTAATTCTTCCATCTTTAAAATCTAAaagttaaacatgttttttatgCTTTAGTACAACTAGAGGATATATAGAGACGACAAACTGGTGAGTTCAAAGCCCAAACAACTCTGGATTTTTGAGATAATTTCCTCATCTATTttcaaaatctaaaaatctaatAGTGtaatttttgtttgctttttaaatttcaacataACTGCATAACATAAACAGAACTTTTGAAGAGTTTACCTTTACTGTGgttattaaaggaatagttgggcattttgggaaatgagtGTATTGctaagagttagatgagaagttTGATACCAAAACGATATTGTGCAGTTATGTGGCAGACAGTTTCAggctttatgttttttttttgtagttttgtcaTGACGGCAGAGACCTCAACCTGTcgttttaacacattttgtaCATATTAAGCAACTGGCACTTCTcatttgtgagctttagaggtgctggtaggcagatttttttttttacccttggacagagccaggctagctgtttccacttatttccagtctttatgctaagctaagctaaccagctgctggctgtagcctcgttttatttttatcacacaaacatgagagCGGTATCAGTTTTCTCATCAAACTTTgggcaagaaagcaaacaagtgtatttcccaaaatgtccaaaacaaTTCTGGGATAATTTAATGGCAGCCCATAATAATCTGCCAGCCAATTTATGTGTTCTGCCCTACTTTGTGTTTATAACAAGGGTTTCCACTATTGATCTATCCTAATGCTGCTGCAAGGTTAATGTTTATTGGATGGGAGGAAATGTAACGGACCCTACTGACAGCCTACTGCTGCAGACAGTACGCCtttagcaaacacacacacacacacactcacacacaccctgtgtATGAGAAAGTTATCTACCATTTGTTGACGTGAAATGGATTAAAAGATAATATTAAAGAAGTGCTCTCAGGGAACAGTCGGAGCATTTTTAACCCccttccaaacacacacactctcacccaagcacaaacacacttcattCATTGAatgaatgggggggggggatgaacaaacaatacaaaatgaGATTACATATCCAGCCAGCAGCCGTCACCACAGAAACTACCACCACACAGGAATAATCTATGAGAAATGTATCCTGCTGTTCTGATCTGGCCATTTAACCGGTTAAATAAACTTGAATAAATCTTGAAATGAGTTCCCAAATTCTGCTTCCCTTTTTGTACAATGTATTTTTGTCACACTAAAGCCAAAATTAAATGCTCGATGCCTGCCTGCCACCATGTCGTTCATTGCATTTGAGATATCACGGGtcaaaaaatttattttaaaaacttatGTCAATTTCGATGAAGCTATTTCTAGTTCccaaaatgtgaggatttgccaTTTTACACAGTTTTTATATAAGTGGAGATCGGAAATCTTCAGGTTTTGGACTGTTAGCTGGACCAAACAGTTATTTGTTAAATTGCAATCTTGCCACACTTTGAGCTGTATTTCATTTAGGCAAAGTATTGATATCAAAGAATTCCAATTATACCCAGCCCAAGTCACAGTAAAATGATTAGTGATATCCACAGAGGCTCTGTGAGCGATATCTCATACAGAACCAGCTGCTGAAGCGTTCACAGAGCTGTCACTCAGCGCACCGTTAACTCTGCTGGTTTACAGATCGCTGATTATGTCTTTTCATCTCCGGGGCTCACTGTGgagtttcatttgcatttacatttgaGTTTTATCTGACCGAGGCCCTGCAGAGTCAATTGATTCGTTGTCTTTGCTGAGCTGGACCACACCTGCCTTTGGgcaacctgaacacacacaaagatatgcacacacacctgcatgttGGAGGCTCAATAGTTTGAATGAGCcgacatctctctctgtctccctctctgagtggtgttttgttattttgtgctCATACACACCCATAGAGAGACATCCACCCTTGCGGAGGTGGATTGTTTGAGGAAGGTACAGAGCTGGTGTTGCAAGACTGTCTGGTCAGACAAGTCTAACTGCAacggtaatgtgtgtgtgtgtgtgtgtgtgtgtgtgtgtgtgtgtgtgtgtgtgtgtgattgtgggtctgtgtgttgtagtgtctaaaataagttgcactAAACAATGGGCCAAACATGtgcacacccacacccacacacaaaaaatacagaCCCATATTCCTGTATGTTTGCTAATTGAGAGATTGTGCAAATAAGAAGTGGAGCAGGCTGGCTGCTCATTGTGAAATTCAATAGTACAAGAAATCTCTACCTGggttctcctctttctcttcctctgccgccctctgtcctccttttctaccagaggtttttttttgtgtgtctttttagcCTTTATTTGAATCTATACATCAGATGTGCAGCATCAACATCATAACAAAGTAAAGTATATGTAGGTGTATGTAAAGACatgcttttcattcattttcttaaatTACCAGTGCTTAAGATGTGGCATGCTGCTGTATAAACCAGTGAGCATCCCCACAGAAGCTCAGTTATTGATCTGATTATCAGATTCTCTTTTGAAGGAGCAGTTCAGCGATTAATTGTTGCCTTATCGTAAAGTTTGTGGACTCTTTAAGAGaccgattaaaaaaaaaaaaaaaaaagaacgatCAAAAATTGAAGCTACAGATGCTGAAACATTATGACTTTGAATCTCTAGTAATAGGTTTATCCCCAAAAgcactggatcctacatttcccataatgcaactcagtgATCTGTTTAGTTAGACCGCCAGCTTGTAACTGTATtatctcaggagttggtagagaccaaaaacattAGTTTGGTGGCGAGAAACACGAGACAAAAAAATTATTGCCGGTTTAAGAAGCGACATCCAAAGTGACACCGAaacttcccctctctccccccagTCTGCATCTTCCCTTCGTCCGCCCTGATGATGGAAGCTGAGGCCAGCCCCGCCGAGACGGCACCACTCTGCCTCACCAAACaccctctctctgacacacaagCGCACGCCGAGCTGCCGTCCAGCACGATGCTGGGCCGTCCGCAGAGCCCGGCGGCTGCACCGGAGGAGAGGTCAGACATCAGGAGGAGGTCGCAGGGCGCCTCCACGTACATCCGGTCCAAAATAAAGGTGAGGACAGAAGCTAAATATAAATTTGGCCTGCAGAGAAGTTTGGGTTGTTTCTTCCTCTAAAAATGAGCATTTAAAGCACAGTGTTACAATAACAGTATAGTTTAACTGCAGCTTAGTGAAAATTAGTATTACAAAAGCCTTACTACtgtatttaatttcaaatataaTAATCATGTCATTTcttctccactctctctccacTATAGGTAACTACGGGCGAGTTACAGCCAGATTCTACGCACTCTACGCATCCTCTCATTCCCACCCCACCATCCCTGACTCCACACGCCACTGTGATGCCAGTTGCCTTGGCGACAACCCCTGCCCCCCTGGAAGTGGTCTCCATGGTGACCAGATCAACAGGTCAAAGTCAGAGTTCGTCAACGGGGGTGTTTGTGTGCCAGGTACGAAATCCAGAATGTTTTAATTCCAAGTAACAAAGCATATATTGTAATTGTTATATTACACCAGGTGCactgttttatttgaattatgCCCACAGGAAATATGTATTTTAGCTTTAAGGATCATTACATCATTAAGGGAAAAGGTGATGCCTGCACAGTAACTCCAAACCAAAAAACGTATCATAAGTCAGGTAAAACACAGGATTGCCttgcactgactgactgatgatgTATAAATATAGTTAAACCCCTTCATTTGTAACATTAAGACTTAAGTACACTTGTGAGAGAAGTAGACCATTAAATCAGCCATTTAACGACAGGCCGGTTGTCAATAGCCAATATATTTGTCCAATTGCCCAACCCTAATGTAAGCATATCTTTTGTTCACAAGAAAACTCCAGAGGGCTCCTTTAATGTTTAACCTGTTGAGCCCTAGCCTCTATTTCGGGCCTCTGCTCGAAAAGTCCATGCCCAAAGTTAATAGGACATATCTCTACAACCACAAGGTCTATTTATACAATAGCACAACGCAGCAAAGGTAAGACATAATTTATGGCCATGGTGTCATAAAACTGAGTGTTGGTCATATAGCGCCATGGAGTCTCCGCTTTCATACGACACCTCGTTTGTGTGTCTAGCATGAAGCTACATACCGGTAGCGGCGAAAATGTTTCGTTACGTGGCGCAATGATGATTTCCATATGTGGTCGTTAGTTTGCTTGGTGTTGCAGTTGTGTTTGGTTTAGGTAAAAATGGTTCACATGAGCTTGTAGCCGAGTTTGTCCTGTTTCATTTGATGTGCAACGTGCATATGTTCGTTTTAACAACAGGTTAAAGCCTCTGGGATGTTTAAATATAAGTCATGTGAAATGGTCCtgattgttttgctgctgcatgCAGATTTGCCAGAAGACCTTCCAGTACCAGCGGATGTTAAACAGACATATCAAGTGTCACAACGAGACCAAGAGACACCTGTGCAGCTTCTGTGGCAAAGGCTTCAACGACACCTTTGACCTCAAGAgacacgtacgcacacacacaggtagctGCACACTTTtacgcttacacacacacttgcatgaaTGTAGAGGTTTAGAGCAAGAAAGCTCatgacatttttcatattttcactcagGAGTTCGTCCCTACAAGTGCAACCTCTGCGACAAGGCGTTCACCCAGCGCTGCTCCCTGGAGTCCCACATGAAGAAGATCCACAGCGTCACCCTGAAGTACGCCTACAAGGAGCGGCGCAACAAGCTGTACGTCTGCGAGGAGTGCGGCCACACGGCGGGAACTCAGGACGAGCTGGTAGTCCACCTCCACTCGCTTCACCCCGACAGTCACCTGCTGAAAGGGAAGGCTgccaggagagcaggaggaggaggaggaggaggaggaggaggaggaagagagggagggtcAGTAGGAGGATCAGCACCAGGCTCTCCGCAAGGAGCTGATAGTGATGATACCACAGGATCGGCAGAGCAGTAGAGGGGAGGGGAGTGTGGAGCTTTGAAAACTCAGGGGGGATGAATGAAGGATGGATGTGTTTAGTGATGGACATATAGGTGAAGTGATGCAAGATCATAGCAGTGAAGAATATAAacatatgtatatgtgtgtgtgtgtgtgtgtgtgtgtgtgtgtgtgtgtgtgaatgtagtcGTGCATGGATTTGGGTATCCTTATATAGCAAGgataaatgaaataatgcaCCAAACAAGGCCAAGTGTGACTTTGAttagtatatatatttttacatggGATTGTGTGATGTGGATGAGCTCATTAACTTGTCTTTTTCTTCGTTTCCATTGCATGTGAATATTACCTGTGGGCTTCTCTgtacagtgaaaaagaaaaagttctgTGTTCATTAAAGGGAGTAATATATTACACAAgtatgtattttcatttttgccaCAACATTATCGATGCGTTCTGCTTCATAAGTGGTTAACAGGCGATGTGGCTGAAGGCCGTTGAAGTGCACTCAAAGAAAATAGGTGAATGATTCTCTCTCTCAGCGTAACTGAGTCAAAGACAGAGCAATTCATACTCGTAGAAAGAATCCTTGCTGAGGTTAATCGGACATGTGAGAGCCCATGAGGGTGTCCGCTCTGGTGGAAATGTTTCTGGTTcgtgtctgtacagtaaacacgAAGACACTTAATTAGCTGCTGTACAGTTCAGCGCAGCACACGGGGTGAAACGGCGAGTATGACTATTGCTTAAAGACATGACAAAAAATAaacccaccagcacctctaacgCTGACAAACTCACAAGTTTTATCTTGTTGCTGAACTCCGAAAACAGTTTTATCCTCGTAAATGGCGCCTTTCTActcatttcgaccactcaaagtgcttttacatcacaccctcattcacacgtcattcattcaggaggaatctaagttggaggaaaCTATTGTTTcacgcacattcacacattgaagCCATACTTCAGGAGCAAGATGGGGTCcagacactttgacatgctgactcataggagccggggatcgaaccagcaacCGTCGCCACCATCTGGTTGCCACCAGCAGAAACTCcaggccaagaaatagtcccccAGTGTTCAATGTGAAAAAGTCCTTTAGATTCATTGAATGACTCAAGCTGGTTGATGGACTAATCTGCTGTAAAATTCCCCGTTGCTCTTCTGTCATTCAGCCCACCATCATTGAAATAAAcggggtggacaaaataatagaaacacccaAACAGTGTAACACGGTTCAAGGGAGGCTTGATCATAGGGCTGCTGCATCAGTTTAAGTTAAGTGGACCCAGTGATCTGGTAACCAAGTGTATTTCCTCACATCAACAGGTGCACGTAACAATAAATCCTTTTTCACGCATACATCTGCATGGATTGCCGAGATAAGCAAAGCGATGGTTTCGTTACAGCAGCCCAATGTTGACAGAAAACGTCGCTAAAGGCACAAAAAGAATTCTTGGTATGAGTTCCTGGTATATATTTAGAGCTGTACATTCATGTGTTCACATAGGGAAATGTGTTCAGTACTAaacgatcacacacacacacgtctttcCCTCCTCTAAAGGACTATTTTCTGTGAGATAAATAGTTAATAAATATGTCTGGATTTCTGTTTCCTCGTTTTACTTTATGGCCTCAGCAACAATGTTTCATATGAATTCAAAAATATGAGTGAAATTTGCTTTTATGCCTGTTTAAACTTGGTCAGTGCATGAAGATGTCTGTTCTGCACTAATTATGcttctgtgtttgctctctgacTGTGTGAGGAAGAATGAGAGAGGCTGTGGTTGTGAGGGTGAGGCTGGATTCTTGGTCTCTGTCGGGTCTTGTTGAAGGATTCCTGCAAACTCCCTTCAGCCTGAGGACACCTGGACATGAATTCAGGTAACAGCCAGATAACGGTCCTAA
The sequence above is a segment of the Pempheris klunzingeri isolate RE-2024b chromosome 23, fPemKlu1.hap1, whole genome shotgun sequence genome. Coding sequences within it:
- the ovol1a gene encoding putative transcription factor Ovo-like 1a; protein product: MPRAFLVKKANVSPGKRNWSELPDHERGDVYIPVCIFPSSALMMEAEASPAETAPLCLTKHPLSDTQAHAELPSSTMLGRPQSPAAAPEERSDIRRRSQGASTYIRSKIKVTTGELQPDSTHSTHPLIPTPPSLTPHATVMPVALATTPAPLEVVSMVTRSTGQSQSSSTGVFVCQICQKTFQYQRMLNRHIKCHNETKRHLCSFCGKGFNDTFDLKRHVRTHTGVRPYKCNLCDKAFTQRCSLESHMKKIHSVTLKYAYKERRNKLYVCEECGHTAGTQDELVVHLHSLHPDSHLLKGKAARRAGGGGGGGGGGGREGGSVGGSAPGSPQGADSDDTTGSAEQ